A window of the Pseudomonadota bacterium genome harbors these coding sequences:
- the eno gene encoding phosphopyruvate hydratase, with translation MATISDVKAREILDSRGTPTIEVEVTLEGGTTGRAAVPSGASTGAHEACELRDGDKGRFLGKGVLTAVENVNTKLRPEVLGLDPLRQGDLDRLLIQLDGTENKTKHGANAILGVSLAAARAAASSVGLPLWRYIGGVQARTLPTPQMNLINGGKHADSGMEIQEFMIVPLGFQFFRDSLRAGVEVFQHLKQILKRERHITAVGDEGGFAPRLETNEAALRLLVQATESAGYVPGEQVAIALDSAASEFFDEEKNLYTFDGKEVDAPGLVEIYSDYCDKYPIVSIEDGMAEDDWDGWKAQTAALGSRVQLVGDDIFVTNTSRLERGIDEEVANSILIKVNQIGTLTETLETMQLANLNGYSCVISHRSGETEDAFISDLAVATGCGQIKTGAASRSDRMCKYNQLLRIEEQLGEAAIFAGNTTFACL, from the coding sequence ATGGCAACCATTTCGGATGTAAAGGCGCGCGAGATTCTGGACTCGCGGGGTACCCCCACCATCGAGGTGGAGGTGACGCTCGAAGGAGGCACTACCGGTCGCGCTGCGGTGCCGTCAGGGGCCTCGACCGGCGCACACGAGGCGTGCGAGCTACGCGACGGTGACAAGGGCCGGTTCCTTGGCAAGGGTGTTCTGACCGCTGTCGAGAATGTGAACACCAAGCTCCGACCCGAGGTGCTGGGGCTAGACCCGCTACGTCAGGGTGACCTTGACCGACTGCTGATCCAGCTGGATGGCACGGAAAACAAGACCAAGCACGGCGCGAACGCGATCCTGGGTGTGTCGCTGGCCGCGGCTCGGGCGGCCGCGAGCAGTGTGGGATTACCGCTGTGGCGCTATATTGGCGGGGTCCAAGCCCGTACGCTGCCCACGCCCCAGATGAACCTTATCAACGGCGGCAAGCACGCCGACAGCGGCATGGAGATTCAGGAGTTCATGATCGTGCCGCTTGGGTTTCAGTTCTTCCGAGATAGCCTGCGTGCCGGCGTCGAGGTCTTTCAGCACCTAAAGCAGATCCTGAAGCGAGAACGCCACATCACCGCCGTAGGCGACGAGGGCGGTTTCGCGCCACGCCTTGAAACCAACGAAGCTGCGCTACGCCTGCTTGTTCAAGCCACCGAAAGTGCCGGCTACGTGCCGGGTGAGCAGGTTGCCATCGCGCTCGACAGCGCAGCGAGCGAGTTCTTCGATGAGGAGAAGAACCTGTATACCTTTGATGGCAAGGAGGTGGACGCTCCCGGGCTTGTCGAAATCTACAGCGACTACTGTGACAAGTATCCGATAGTATCCATCGAGGATGGAATGGCCGAGGACGACTGGGATGGCTGGAAGGCTCAGACCGCCGCGCTTGGCTCGAGAGTGCAGCTCGTCGGCGACGACATCTTCGTAACGAACACGTCTCGTTTGGAGCGCGGCATCGACGAGGAGGTTGCGAACTCCATTCTCATCAAGGTCAATCAGATCGGGACGCTCACCGAGACACTAGAGACGATGCAGCTAGCGAACCTGAACGGGTACTCGTGTGTGATCTCGCATCGCAGCGGCGAGACCGAGGACGCATTCATTTCAGACCTCGCTGTGGCCACGGGATGCGGCCAGATCAAGACCGGGGCGGCCTCGCGTTCCGATCGGATGTGCAAGTACAATCAGCTCTTGCGCATCGAGGAGCAGCTGGGCGAGGCGGCGATCTTCGCGGGCAATACCACCTTTGCTTGTCTGTAG
- a CDS encoding prolipoprotein diacylglyceryl transferase, whose protein sequence is MLAAAHSFLFIPWFRLEPWHLPIPFVGELPIQPFGVLVAIGILSGAKLAERRGRELGIEPALLSDFATHTVAAGLLCAFVLNGVFYSPERVVRLVSDPSWSTVKRYGCLGLSSYGGFMGAVLGGWIWRQRRGKSLLLAGDAGTFGFPLGWMFGRTGCFVVHDHPGVVTTFPLAVDNYHQLGQPRHDLGLYEVIWSAAATLLFLLLARKRQPAGTYMALFALLYGPIRFFLDFLREVPERGGDVRYAALTPGQYGSILLTLAGLGLLWRVRRGPEPALELGTTRGTDPAGAKAVDP, encoded by the coding sequence GTGCTCGCAGCGGCGCACAGTTTTCTCTTTATTCCCTGGTTTCGCCTCGAGCCGTGGCATCTGCCGATTCCATTCGTGGGGGAACTGCCGATTCAACCTTTTGGCGTGCTCGTGGCGATTGGCATTCTGTCGGGTGCGAAGCTCGCGGAGCGCCGCGGTCGAGAGTTGGGCATTGAACCCGCGTTGCTGTCCGACTTCGCCACGCACACGGTGGCTGCGGGATTGCTCTGCGCCTTCGTGCTCAATGGGGTGTTCTACTCGCCGGAACGCGTCGTGCGACTGGTCAGCGACCCTTCGTGGAGCACTGTCAAGCGCTATGGCTGCCTCGGGCTTTCTTCGTATGGTGGCTTCATGGGAGCGGTGCTCGGCGGCTGGATATGGAGACAGCGCCGGGGCAAATCGCTGCTGCTGGCAGGCGATGCAGGTACCTTCGGCTTTCCTTTGGGCTGGATGTTCGGGCGTACGGGCTGCTTCGTCGTGCACGATCATCCAGGGGTCGTGACGACCTTCCCGCTGGCAGTCGACAACTACCACCAGCTGGGGCAACCACGCCACGACTTGGGCCTTTATGAGGTCATCTGGAGCGCGGCCGCGACGTTGCTGTTCTTGCTGTTGGCTCGCAAGCGGCAGCCCGCCGGTACGTACATGGCGTTGTTCGCACTGCTGTACGGCCCGATTCGCTTTTTTCTGGATTTCTTGCGTGAGGTACCGGAACGCGGCGGCGACGTGCGTTACGCCGCGCTCACTCCGGGCCAGTACGGCTCGATTCTGCTGACGCTGGCAGGGCTGGGGCTTCTGTGGCGAGTACGGCGCGGCCCCGAGCCAGCCCTGGAGCTCGGCACAACCCGGGGGACGGACCCTGCTGGCGCCAAAGCAGTCGACCCCTAG